Below is a genomic region from Selenomonadales bacterium.
AATATGTCCTTCTTGATGACTGATGCTGTGGATCGGTACATCGAGCGTCGACGAAAGGACACGTGCGTAACCATGCCCTGCCAAAAAGGCAGGCATATAAGACCCTTCCGCACGTCTTGGCATCGTCGAAACACCGATTCCCGCAATATTCATACCGTCGATATCACTAACCGCATCTTCCCAGAGTTCTGGAAGATTGCGCATATGTTGGAATACCATTTCAGACTGCGCCAATCCGCGTTTGCCTTCTTTCACCGCCAAAATGCGACGATTGTCCGCTACACGGTTGCCGTCTTCGTCAAGGATCGCTACCGAGGTCGTATAGCAACTTGTATCAATGCCGATATAATACTTCACGATCAATCCTTCGCCGCGCGGGACAGCTTACCGAGCACACCGTTGATAAACTTCGGCGAACGGTCCGTGCCGAAACGTTTCGCAAGCTCAACAGCTTCGTTGATAGCAACCCCGTCATCGATCTGTTCTTCTTGATGTTTCATCTCATAGACAGCAATACGCAAAATATTACGGTCAACGGCAGGCATACGCGCTACCTTCCAATCCTGCGCATATATCGACAATTCTGCGTCGATCGCTTCTTTTTGTGCCGATACACCATCGACCAACTGCTGTGCATACATCATCGCACCGCTCGACAAAGATTTATTTTCTTCTTTGATCGTTTCTAAAATAGATTGTGTGTCTGCTTCATTGAATTCCAAATGGAACAATGCCTGCAAAGCAAATTCTCGTGCCATACTACGACTCATAATTCACCTGATCCCTTCTGTTTATCTGCGATAATGGAACGGCCAAAACCGATCTATCATTTCTACAATACTTTCTTCTTCATCGACACGTTTACCGATAACGTAGCCAAAGACCCCACACGCTACAATGAACAGGGTATTGAATAAACCGAATACGATAATCAATATGCCGACGATCATACCGACAATGGCACCGACCGTTTTTCCATTATGGTCTTGCCACAGATTTTCCAATAATTTCAGATTCATTTCTTCACCCCATCTCGATTAGTTAACGCGTCTTTTCACTTTGAACTGATTCGAAATGTCTTCTACCATAACTTCAATGTCACTGAGTTCCAAACCTGCCGTCGTTTTCATGTATTCTTTTACACGTTCTTTGACTTCGTTCGCAACCGTCGGAACATTGCAGTCGGGACTTACGATCAAGCGAAGCGAAGCACGGATACCGTGTTTATCATCATGGCGAGAACGGATCTTTACACCGCGTACGCCTTTGATCGAGCAAGTAATATCTTCCAGCAGATTTTCGATGGCAGACATCGAGATATGAACTTCACCGAATTCCGTTTTGTGAATGATCATTTCACGTTTGCTCGGGCGACGATGAATGAGCAAAAAGAGCCATTGTACGCTGACCCCAAGCAATACAAGCCCAATGATCGCTACCTGCCAATTATTATAGACATGCTGTGTAAAGCTGTCTTCGATCAGCGCGAGCGGAATAAGGCCCAACGCCGCACCGATGACCCCACAAGCAAAAACTGCCAACAGTATATTATAAATAATAAAAATAATACGTCCTAGTGTTTCCATAACTGCTCCTTCCTAGCGTACCCGAATATCTTCCTCTTTGCCTTCGGCAAAGCCGACACCTTGTACATGGACATTGACTTCAATTACTTCAAGTCCCGTCATCGATTCAAT
It encodes:
- the nusB gene encoding transcription antitermination factor NusB, which gives rise to MSRSMAREFALQALFHLEFNEADTQSILETIKEENKSLSSGAMMYAQQLVDGVSAQKEAIDAELSIYAQDWKVARMPAVDRNILRIAVYEMKHQEEQIDDGVAINEAVELAKRFGTDRSPKFINGVLGKLSRAAKD
- the amaP gene encoding alkaline shock response membrane anchor protein AmaP; this translates as METLGRIIFIIYNILLAVFACGVIGAALGLIPLALIEDSFTQHVYNNWQVAIIGLVLLGVSVQWLFLLIHRRPSKREMIIHKTEFGEVHISMSAIENLLEDITCSIKGVRGVKIRSRHDDKHGIRASLRLIVSPDCNVPTVANEVKERVKEYMKTTAGLELSDIEVMVEDISNQFKVKRRVN
- a CDS encoding DUF2273 domain-containing protein → MNLKLLENLWQDHNGKTVGAIVGMIVGILIIVFGLFNTLFIVACGVFGYVIGKRVDEEESIVEMIDRFWPFHYRR